From Pan paniscus chromosome 6, NHGRI_mPanPan1-v2.0_pri, whole genome shotgun sequence, one genomic window encodes:
- the LOC100970768 gene encoding T-cell receptor gamma alternate reading frame protein, with translation MQMFPPSPLFFFLQLLKQSSRRLEHTFVFLRNFSRILLRYIGKKRRATRFCDPRRGTP, from the coding sequence ATGCAGATGTTTCCCCCAAGCCcactatttttcttccttcaattGCTGAAACAAAGCTCCAGAAGGCTGGAACATACCTTTGTCTTCTTGAGAAATTTTTCCCGGATATTATTAAGATACATTGGCAAGAAAAGAAGAGCAACACGATTCTGCGATCCCAGGAGGGGAACACCATGA
- the LOC100969130 gene encoding T cell receptor gamma constant 1 isoform X2, with translation MKTNNTYMKFSWLMVPEKTLDKEHRCIVRHENNKNGVDQEIIFPPIKTDVITMDPKDSCSKDANDTLLLQLTNTSAYYMYLLLLLKSVVYFAIITCCLLRRTAFCCNGEKS, from the exons ATGAAGACTAACAACACATACATGAAATTTAGCTGGTTAATGGTGCCAGAAAAAACACTGGACAAAGAACACAGATGTATCGTCAGACATGAGAATAATAAAAACGGAGTTGATCAAGAAATTATCTTTCCTCCAATAAAGACAG ATGTCATCACAATGGATCCCAAAGACAGTTGTTCAAAAGATGCAAATG ATACACTACTGCTGCAGCTCACAAACACCTCTGCATATTACATGTACCTCCTTCTGCTCCTCAAGAGTGTGGTCTATTTTGCCATCATCACCTGCTGTCTGCTTAGAAGAACGGCTTTCTGCTGCAATGGAGAGAAATCATAA